The following proteins are encoded in a genomic region of Liolophura sinensis isolate JHLJ2023 chromosome 7, CUHK_Ljap_v2, whole genome shotgun sequence:
- the LOC135470768 gene encoding serine/threonine-protein kinase dyf-5-like, translating into MNRYQVSKQVGDGTYGCVLLASSKETGEKVAIKKMKKKYYSWDECLNLREVKSLRKLNHANIVKLKEVIRENDQLYFVFEYMKENLYQMMKDRDKLFPESVIRNITYQVCQGMAFMHKHGFFHRDMKPENLLCSGPDCVKIADFGLARETRSRPPYTDYVSTRWYRAPEVLLRSTNYSSPIDIWAIGCIMAELYTLRPLFPGSSEIDEIFKICSVLGTPKQEDWDEGYKLAAQMNFRWPQCVATNLKTIIPNASNDAIQLMKDMLAWNPQKRPSSSQCLRYSYFQVGQNLGTQSRPPPVTHHPTPPSNQARHGPSPVGSQSRVSSQTSKQEIQPKYQPSHKPADNQGGYKPSAAEPLGNRPIHDNRQTNQQHKAAHTNAVLPSIGSKHAPKYQENDPFTVSVSKKQSGRKRWGGGLSETWDDWDDLDFGIPHSKKAPLASIKKKENHPERERKFSLFDDDDDLFASLNKKPQVPKGIVAHGRGTSGRSSGSAKQHYLGKARYLPGISMRNSALKTESPESQATFSPVSKGGLGGVAMGRNNMGLGGGGFGPSAGGGGYVPSFMSSGNKSNAGWKRAQPAPLSLNKNSATRQQVPVHGRTDWAAKYLK; encoded by the exons aatgaagaaaaagtaTTATTCTTGGGATGAATGTCTAAATTTGAGAGAAGTAAAG TCTCTACGGAAGTTAAACCATGCCAATATAGTAAAACTCAAAGAAGTAATACGAGAAAATGACCAGCTGTATTTTGTCTTCGAATACATGAAAGAAAACCTTTATCAAATGATGAAAGACAG GGATAAACTTTTTCCAGAATCTGTGATACGAAATATTACCTATCAGGTCTGCCAGGGAATGGCATTTATGCACAAACATG GATTCTTCCACCGGGACATGAAGCCAGAGAATCTGTTGTGCTCGGGCCCAGACTGTGTAAAGATAGCAGACTTTGGGTTAGCCAGGGAGACGAGGTCTAGACCACCCTACACCGACTATGTCTCCACCAGATG GTACCGAGCCCCAGAGGTGCTGCTACGCTCCACAAACTACAGTTCTCCTATTGACATCTGGGCAATAGGCTGCATCATGGCAGAGCTCTATACATTACGACCATTATTTCCCGGCAGTTCAGAAATCGATGAAATCTTTAAAATCTGTTCTGTCTTGGGTACTCCAAAACAG GAGGACTGGGATGAGGGTTACAAGCTGGCAGCTCAGATGAACTTCCGCTGGCCGCAGTGCGTAGCTACCAACCTGAAGACTATAATCCCCAACGCCAGCAATGACGCCATACAGCTGATGAAGGATATGCTGGCATGGAACCCTCAGAAGAGACCAAGCTCTAGTCAG TGCCTTAGGTACTCATATTTCCAAGTAGGACAGAATCTTGGCACGCAGTCCCGTCCCCCTCCTGTGACACACCACCCCACTCCTCCCTCGAACCAAGCCCGTCATGGCCCCTCGCCTGTGGGGTCTCAGTCACGGGTTTCATCCCAAACAAGCAAACAGGAGATCCAGCCAAAGTATCAGCCCAGTCACAAACCAGCAGACAATCAGGGAGGGTACAAACCCTCTGCGGCTGAGCCCCTGGGCAACAGGCCCATCCATGACAACAGGCAAACCAATCAGCAGCACAAGGCAGCACACACTAATGCTGTGTTACCCTCCATAGGCAGTAAGCATGCCCCCAAGTATCAGGAAAAT GACCCATTCACAGTATCTGTATCTAAAAAGCAGAGTGGGCGGAAGCGCTGGGGTGGGGGGTTATCAGAGACCTGGGATGACTGGGACGATCTGGACTTTGGTATCCCTCACAGTAAAAAGGCACCACTGGCCTCCATcaagaagaaagaaaaccatCCTGAGAGGGAGAGGAAATTCAGTCTCTTTGACGATGATGACGACTTGTTTGC GAGTTTGAACAAGAAGCCTCAAGTACCTAAGGGGATTGTAGCTCACGGGCGAGGGACATCAGGCAGATCATCAGGCTCTGCTAAACAGCATTACCTGGGAAAAGCCAGATACCTACCAG GTATTAGTATGCGTAACAGTGCCTTAAAGACGGAGAGTCCAGAGAGTCAAGCTACCTTTTCCCCAGTCAGTAAAGGGGGCCTGGGAGGGGTGGCAATGGGCAGAAATAACATGGGACTGG GAGGGGGAGGTTTTGGACCTAGTGCAGGGGGAGGGGGTTATGTGCCGTCATTCATGAGTTCAGGGAATAAGTCAA ATGCGGGATGGAAGAGGGCGCAGCCCGCTCCATTATCGTTAAACAAGAACTCTGCTACACGACAACAGGTACCGGTGCATGGCCGTACAGACTGGGCTGCCAA gtatttaaaatga